Genomic segment of Ailuropoda melanoleuca isolate Jingjing unplaced genomic scaffold, ASM200744v2 unplaced-scaffold1298, whole genome shotgun sequence:
TACaggggggaaatgaaccacaagagactatggactctgggaaatagactgagggcttcagaggggagggggttgtgggattgggataggccagtgatgggtattaaggatgcatgtattgcatggtgtactggatATTATAAgcagacaatgaatcatggaacactacatcaagcactaatgatatactgtatggtgactaacataatactaaaataaataaataaataaatagataaataaataaataaatgtggggaAAACTAAGGGAAGTGCCGTGTGCTTACCTCAGTGTAACAGGTCTGTGTAGAAGCCGTCTTCCAACTCTTTACATCTTCCTACCTTGGGAATGAGGCTTTCGCGAATGTGTGTttggaagcaaaaggaaaatgccGTTCACTTAACTCAGTGAAATGCATCTCTGTAGAAAGCATGTTTTTGCTAACATCTGCCAAAATTATTGAAACTATTAATTTCATGTGTAGAACCTGAAGGAAGGAACTTGCCCCATATTTAGCTCCATCAGTAAAGTACCGGAAACAAGTCTTGCTCAACGAAGAATGTCTTTAACTGGAGACAGAAGCTCTCTCAAAGGTGTCTGTGTGGAAACAAGGAGATTGTTGAATGCTTATTAACTCAGTGAATCTAGCTGGTGTAGAAAACATTCCTTCAACTAGTGTCTTCTTTCAGGAAGGTAGAAACGTTTTCCAGTGTATGTGtggaagcataaggaaagtgCAAGAACACTGTGGCTCTTTCAAANAACAAACACTGTGGCCCTTTCAAAAGACAGTGGTCAAAGACATACTGTTCTCTTGATGCCATAtactgtttctagtttttaattgGAGTTGAGCTTCCTTTCATAGTCTTCTTTAGGTGGTGGTAGTTTGGCAAGATTTTCGTCATGAAATTCAGCTGTAGTATCAGGCTGTGGTCGCTCAGTCTGCACCATAGATCACTGTATTCTCAGGGATGACTTCAAATGTATTCAGGTTGCAGCAAGCCCCAATGATGCAACCACTTGTCAATATTACGTTTGTGCCCACATATGCTTTTGATTTGATAACATTATTATCTCCTATTTTCATGGCTTGGGAATAACAGCCAACTTGAAACATACTATTGGTGCCAATGATCATAGGTTTCAGTTCTGGATTTTCAGCCTCAGGGGTGATATTATCAGGGTGAGCATTTACGATAAGCACCTGTTTTTCTATGAGGCTAACTTCAGCAATCACCATCCGCCCAGCTTCTGCAATAATTGGTGCTTTAGAGTGGATCACTGTCCTAGGTCCTATGGTTACATCACCTCGGATTTCATTTGCTGCACACACAGGAGCAATCTTCACACTCTTTTGAGACTTCTCCATGATGGTTTGACCATGAGTggtgcatattttaaaatcatcagaTAAGTACATGTGATGAAGGCTAGAAAGTATCTGGGACTAGCGTTAGGTGGTGTG
This window contains:
- the LOC117797767 gene encoding LOW QUALITY PROTEIN: dynactin subunit 6-like (The sequence of the model RefSeq protein was modified relative to this genomic sequence to represent the inferred CDS: inserted 4 bases in 2 codons); its protein translation is MEKSQKSVKIAPVCAANEIRGDVTIGPRTVIHSKAPIIAEAGRMVIAEVSLIEKQVLIVNAHPDNITPEAENPELKPMIIGTNSMFQVGCYSQAMKIGDNNVIKSKAYVGTNVILTSGCIIGACCNLNTFEVIPENTVIYGXQTERPQPDTXQLNFMTKILPNYHHLKKTMKGSSTPIKN